The stretch of DNA CAGACAGGAAAATTCTATTTCTTGCCAAGGTCAGTCGAATTATCAATGTATACACATTGTTTATATCAACCAATCTGTTTTAGCAGATTGCACATATTTGCTTCAATTGTTAAAAAGGCAATCTAAGCAAGTTTTCATTGTGTTCAATTCAAACTTTCTAATATTATTGGAACAAATTTACTACTAATTGGTGCTAATCTCAGACAACTTTTAATTGGAGAATCTCATTTTTTGGGATAGACATGTTGGGAATTTAGGCGCAAAAATAATAATATGGTAAATGATCCTTAAGATTGTTTATtactatttttcatattttctctcTCTATGCACATCTCTACTTATTTTGGAGCAATTTTTCACATATCTACGTATTTTGGAGCAAATGTTCCGCAACAACGCGCAGGGAATTATCTAGTTTCCTTAGTGCTTAAGCCGGCTTTGCCCCCTTGTCCGATTAGGATAGTGAACACACGATGCCCGCGGTTCTAACTTTTATGTTTTTTTTGCAACAACACTTGTCATGTTGTTTCTGATGTGGTAATGTGAAGGATATCAAGACGATGAAGTTTGGTGACGTCGTCAAGTGTGGGGTGGGAGGAGGGGAGGTGGGAGTCTTGACGAGTCATCGGGTTAGGGGCCGTGATTTTTTTCTtgctatactccctccgttcacaaatataacatGTTTTTAATATCTTAATATATATGAACTACATGCTGAATGAAACGAGTGAACAAATACACTAAACTATATATATATCCTATTCAAAAAGGATAGGACATTTTATATTTGTGAaagggagggagtagtatttatttatTATGCGTGTATTTCATGGTAGGGGTATCAAGCAAACACACGATGCGATGCAGGCATCAGGCAGATATCTACCTAGCTAGAACTGGGCCAAAGTCTGACTTGTGGAGGCTTCTTCTCCTAAAAAAGTCTCCGAATTTGCGTAGAAcggacctcctcttcctctgctTCATGGCATGCTCCAGGCCACCGTACTGTCTCCCGTCATCGAAGTGGTCGAACTCGTAGTAAtcgtccatggccgccgccgccgcggcggacCTTAGCTCCGCGAGGTTGCTGATGGACGCGAACATCCGACGATCCTTCCGGCTCGCGGCGGCCATCACCCTGCCGGAGTCCAGGAACGCCGCCGCGCTAAGCTTCCCATGCGCATCGGTCTTCCACTCCTCCAACAGCAGCCCCGCAGCGCATGCCTTCTCCCCACTGCCGGCGCCACCATCGGCCGTCTTGGTTGCCTCTGTGAGCTGATTCTGCAGATCCGTGGCACGCCCCTGCGCGGCAGCCTCGCTGGCCTTGAGCGACTCGTTCTCCAGCCTCAGGGACTCCATGGCGTCCTCTTTCCCGGCGACGGCGTCGCGCAGCTTGGAGTTCTCGCCGCTGGCGAACTCGAGCGACTCGCTGGCCGCGttggcctcctccgccgcccgctcgAGCGCGCGCCGCAGGCCGTCGTTGTCGTGGTCGACCGCCCGGTGCATCTCGGCGAGCTCGGCGTTCTcacgccgggcggcggcggcgtcctcctCCGCCGCGCGGGCGCGTGCGAGCAGCGCCTTCTCCCTGGCGCGCCAAGCGGCCGCGGCCTCCTTCCAGTCCGACATGACGCCGTCGAGCTGCTCGGTGGCCGACCACAGGTCCGCCTCGTTGGCGCGCAGCAGGCCCTCGAGCCGGCCGGCCTCGGCGTTGGCGCGCTCGAGGTCGGCCTGCGCGTCGGAGAGCCACGTCTTCACCTgcttggcctccatggtgacggcggagagcgcggcggcgaggtcgtcggcggcctTCCGGGTCCTCTCCTCGGCGGCCAGCGCGGACCGCAGCCTGGCCCGCAGCCCGTTGATCTCCTCGTCGACGCCGCCGAACATGAGGTCCCTGACGCTCCACTGGCCCTGCTGCGCTGACCCCGCCTGCCGCAGCGTGGCGGTCTCGAGCTTGGCCTCCTCGAGCGCCATCTTGGCCTGCTCCAGCTCCTTGGTCTGGCTGATCAGCGACTCCAGCATCTTGGTCTCGGTCTGCTTCGCCGTGGCCACCTCTCGCTCCAGAAGCCACACCCGCGCCGACGCCGGCGACGTTGGCGTGGCGCCGTCGCTCCGCGGCTCCATGAGGTCCTGGAGTTGGAGTGCGTCTTCCTTCTCCAGTTGCGCTGCCACTATCTGCTCCGTCATGTCGCCACTGCTGCTGGCACGCTGCATGCAGTGAGCCCATATGTAAGTATTCAGAATGTTTATGCGGCATGCAACTCTGTGGGCACGCACCTCAGAAGATTGCATGGAGTACGTGGTGGTGCTGGTAGCAAGGACGTGCTGCGCTCGTGCGGAGGCGTGGCTTTGGAACTGGAAGCCGGAGGAGTCCTCGGCCCAGCGCCCCACGACCCGGATCTGCTGCACGGCGAATATATACCTAGTCGTCAGATCGATCGGGATGCTCTCCCGGCCGGGTTCAAAAATTTCTCCGGGGCCAAGAATTGTAATGATCTAAATACACTCATTCGAGTAACAAGTAACGGACGGAGATAGTAATACTGTGAGCAAATTGAAGAACTGACAGCCAAACCTGAAATGCAGCGCTGTCTAGCGATCCGGCAGCCCACCTCGGCCTGGATGGCAGCATCAGGCCGCGCTCGGAGCACCACTGGAGCTAGCCGGGAACTGCCAGTGCAGTGCTTCCTTGCACCTTTGTCAGAAACCGGTCTAGAGTACACCAGATTTATAGTGGATCACGCACGCACGCTAGACAAAAGAATACTGCTCGGGGTGTGGAGCAGGTGGAAGAAGGAAAGAGACGGCGGGCTTGATCTGCACCGTCGCGTGCGATCCCACGCCAATTTACAATGCCGTGCGCGCGTAGGGTGTGACGGGTGTACAATGACGAGTTTACTTTTTTAGCCGTCCGCAACTTCTTAACCGCCCGTTATCATAACTactctgttcggaattacttgtttcggatatggatgtatctagaattaaaatacatctagatacatccatttctgcgacaagtaattccgaaccaaGGGATTACTACTCTAGATTATATCATAACTGCTCTAGATATTCTACTCACATGAAAGAGCCAACGATCAAGGATGTGATGCCTATCGCCGCGGCAGTTTCAGGCGGTCCAGTAGCAAACCAGTCAGCGTGTAAATTATTTCTCAGCCGACGTCGCTCCTAATGGTCACCATGACTGATGTGTCGGGCTGCCATTGATTGGATCGGCAACTCGTGAGTTGAAAAATAATTATATAGCTTGTGGATTTCTTTTACTTTTGTCCCGGTATGCTTGTTTTATTTTACTATCATATCATGAGAATGCAGAACTAGTAAACACATTTCTTTTCCAAGAGAAAGGCTTAAACCAATCTCTCGagggaaaacaacacacacacacacacagagaaccCCTGCCCCGAACCTTTGTGGCCGTGCCGCTCCTCGGGGCAAGGCGACCTGGGTGGAACTCTTGCCCACTACCAATCGCCATCGAAGGGTGTCGCCAAGCAAAGCTCACACGACATCATCGGCGATGGGGCTGTTGTTTGGCTTTGTGGCGTAGGTCAGGTGCCATGATCCATATAGGGTTGCGGCGGCGTTCTCCAACGAGCTACTATGCAGGCTCGACACAGGGGCAATGGCAGGTGTCAGCGTTCAAGGCGGTTGCAGGAAGTGATACCAATATGTTGTAGATGTGTTGCACTCATGCTGAAGGCAGTGGAATGTGCCTTGGCGGTGATGGCTAGCATGCACACGTAGGAGCCCGTAACCCGAGGCAATGGCCCCGGATGGGGCTGGTGGTGTACGACGGTGTAGACACGTCGACATTGTGGGCTACGCAAGGGGAAGACCGGAGTGGGCATCATCCTCGGGGCAAAGGTGATGCGGTCGCGCAAGGCTGTTGTGGTGGTGTCGGCCCCATGGTGTGACAATGCACCCTCACTCGGATCTAGCTAACGATTGAGGACTCATTTGGTTGGGGCACCGGCCCTGATTGTAGATAGTGGTGGAGGTAGTCGTGGGCATTGCCCTGCGACTATGTCGATCCAAATTTGCATGGGCTCCCGTGCAACATTGGGAGCTCGACGGTTGTCCATCGGCTATGACACGTCGTGTGCTAGGTGTGTGTATCGTGTTAGGCCGATTGGTTCAGCGCAGAGGCGGCTGGATGGTCTGGGCATGATGGCTCGAGCTATGGTAGGCTCCTCGATGGTTGTGACAGCGTTCTTAGAAGGAAAGGCGTCCCACCCATCCGCTAGTGTCACTACTACCTCCCTCAATACAAGCGGCGGGGGGACAATCCTCCCCCAGATGTGGTTGG from Triticum dicoccoides isolate Atlit2015 ecotype Zavitan chromosome 6A, WEW_v2.0, whole genome shotgun sequence encodes:
- the LOC119318293 gene encoding WEB family protein At4g27595, chloroplastic-like isoform X1; this encodes MLPSRPRWAAGSLDSAAFQQIRVVGRWAEDSSGFQFQSHASARAQHVLATSTTTYSMQSSERASSSGDMTEQIVAAQLEKEDALQLQDLMEPRSDGATPTSPASARVWLLEREVATAKQTETKMLESLISQTKELEQAKMALEEAKLETATLRQAGSAQQGQWSVRDLMFGGVDEEINGLRARLRSALAAEERTRKAADDLAAALSAVTMEAKQVKTWLSDAQADLERANAEAGRLEGLLRANEADLWSATEQLDGVMSDWKEAAAAWRAREKALLARARAAEEDAAAARRENAELAEMHRAVDHDNDGLRRALERAAEEANAASESLEFASGENSKLRDAVAGKEDAMESLRLENESLKASEAAAQGRATDLQNQLTEATKTADGGAGSGEKACAAGLLLEEWKTDAHGKLSAAAFLDSGRVMAAASRKDRRMFASISNLAELRSAAAAAAMDDYYEFDHFDDGRQYGGLEHAMKQRKRRSVLRKFGDFFRRRSLHKSDFGPVLAR
- the LOC119318293 gene encoding WEB family protein At4g27595, chloroplastic-like isoform X2, with amino-acid sequence MLPSRPRWAAGSLDSAAFQIRVVGRWAEDSSGFQFQSHASARAQHVLATSTTTYSMQSSERASSSGDMTEQIVAAQLEKEDALQLQDLMEPRSDGATPTSPASARVWLLEREVATAKQTETKMLESLISQTKELEQAKMALEEAKLETATLRQAGSAQQGQWSVRDLMFGGVDEEINGLRARLRSALAAEERTRKAADDLAAALSAVTMEAKQVKTWLSDAQADLERANAEAGRLEGLLRANEADLWSATEQLDGVMSDWKEAAAAWRAREKALLARARAAEEDAAAARRENAELAEMHRAVDHDNDGLRRALERAAEEANAASESLEFASGENSKLRDAVAGKEDAMESLRLENESLKASEAAAQGRATDLQNQLTEATKTADGGAGSGEKACAAGLLLEEWKTDAHGKLSAAAFLDSGRVMAAASRKDRRMFASISNLAELRSAAAAAAMDDYYEFDHFDDGRQYGGLEHAMKQRKRRSVLRKFGDFFRRRSLHKSDFGPVLAR